The genomic stretch GTGTCAAATGCAATAATACTATGGTCATTTAAATCACTTAAATAATATTTCATTTCCTCAGGGAAATAATGTAGCAAGTTTCTAGTTTGTAATTTTGCTACAAGCTCTCTTATTGGAGAAATAAATCTTTTCAGTAGAGAAGTATTTTGTTTTAAAGAAATAATAGTTTCCAAATCTTCACGACTTGAATTATGAATAATTTTTGCTTCAACCTCATCAATTTCAAGCTCAATTTCATCTAAAATAAGTAAATAATTATCAACTATGGTATCAATAAGCATATATGCAAGATAGCTACTGTCATAGGTTCCGAATCTGGTCATAGGATTTTTAATTCTATATCTGATATCATCAAAAATATCAAAAGATGTTTCTTGGAAACTAAGTAATATATTCTCTTTCAAAATAATAGAAACCTGTTCATAGTTGATTTCTTTTGTTAGTAATTCTAAGGAGAGCATTTTTAATACAATCTGTATATAAGTTCCTCTATCATCAATTTTTACACGTTGTTCAGGATTAACGATATCTTCTAAGGTCAAATTATCAATATTGAAAATATTTCCGAATTTTTTAATAAGTTCAGTATTGTGAATACCATCTATATTTATCCAAATATATCCATCAAAATCTAAATCTAAATAAAAATCATCAGCTTCAGAAAAAATTTCCTTTTTATAAAAATTTTTTTGATAGTAAATAACAGTGATATTAACAATTTCATTATCCGGTTCACCAGTATAGACTACACTACCAGGAGGAAGTCCTAATTTTCTATTTTTTAAAGAAGTTAAGTTTTCCAAAATTGTGCCTCCAAGCTTTTCATAATTTACTTTTGAATTATATCATATAGAAATCAAAATAAAAATAATTCATTTTTAAAATACTTAAAAATATGGTAAAATAAAAAAAATTAAAATTAAAAGGAAGTGAAATTAATGGAATTAAAAAAATATTTAAAATCTTTGGCAGTACTAGCAATAGTATTTATATTTACATCTTGTAGTGCATTACATACTACAGTATCAAAGAGGAACTTAGATGTACAGACAAAAATGTCTGATACAATTTGGTTGGATCCGGTTGCAGGTGAAAAGACAATATTCTTACAAATTAGAAATACATCTGGAAAAAATCTAACAATAGAAAATAGAATAATAAATAAAATTCAAGAAAAAGGATATAGAATTGTAAGTGACCCTTCAAGAGCTAGATACTGGTTACAAGCAAATATTTTAAAAGTGGATAAGGTTGATTTAAGAGAAGTTAGCCCAGATACATTTTCAAATGTAGTTTTAGCTGGAGGAATAGGAGCAGCTCTTGGTGGAACTAGATCAGGAGGAATTTATACAGCAGTAGGTTGGGGGCTTGCAGCAGCAACACTTTCGACAATTGCCGATGCTTTAATTAAAGATATAAATTATGCTATGGTTACAGATATATTAATAACAGAAAAAACTGGAAAAGTAATTAATGTTCAAACAAAAAATGTTGTAAAACAAGGTACATCTGGTTCAAGAACTTCATCTACTAGTGGTTCAACAGATATGGATAAATATTCTACTAGAGTTTTAAGTATAGCTAATAAAGTAAATTTAAAATTTGAAGATGCAGTACCGGTTTTAGAAGAAGAATTAGTAAATGTAATATCAGGAATTTTTTAATAAGGAAGGTGTAAGCTATGTTAATGGCTGAGTACAATAAATGGTTAAACTCTGATCTTCTTAGTTTGGAAGATAAAGAAGAGTTAAAAAGTATAGCAAATGATTCCAAGGAGATAGAAAGTAGATTCTATACCAATTTAAGTTTCGGAACAGCAGGAATGCGTGGTATAAGAGGAATTGGTAAAAACAGAATGAACAGGTATAATATTTGGAAAGCAACTCAAGGCTTAGCTAACTATATTATAGCCTCTACTGGAGAAACTGGTAAAGAAAAAGGAGTTGCAATAGCTTATGACTGTAGGTTAGACTCTGAGGAAAATGCTAAAAATACTGCTATGGTTTTAGCAGGCAATGGAATAAAAGTTCATTTATTTAAAAGCCTTAGAACTACTCCGGAGCTATCTTTTGCAACAAGAGAATTAAAAGCTCAAGCTGGAGTAATGATAACAGCTTCTCACAATCCAAAAGAATATAATGGTTATAAAGTTTACTGGGAGGATGGAGCTCAAATAGTAGATCCTCAAGCTAAGGGGATAGTTGATTCAGTAAATAATGTAGATATATTTACAGATATTAAGAAAATAGATTTTGAAGAAGCATTGAGTAAAAAACTTATAGAATATATAAGTGAAAGTGTTGATGACAGATATTTAGAAGAAGTAAAGAAAAATGCTATAAATATAGAAATTCCAAATAAAGATAAATTTAAGATAGTTTATTCTCCATTACACGGTACAGCCGGTAGACCTGTTACAAAAGTTTTAAAGGAAATGGGCTTTGAAAGTGTAGATGTCGTAAAAGAACAAATAGAGCCAAATGGAAATTTTCCGACATGTGAATATGCAAATCCAGAAGATACATCTGTTTTTAGATTAAGTATAGAACTTGCAAATAAAGTTGGAGCAAAACTTTGTATAGCAAATGATCCGGATGGGGATAGAGTTGGAATAGCTATTTTAGATGAAAAAGGGGAATGGTTTATTCCAAATGGTAACCAAATAGGAATTTTAATAGCTGAATATATAATTAATAATAAAAAAAATATTCCAGTTAACGGAACTATGATAACAACAATAGTTTCTACTCCGTTATTTGATACCATAGTTCAGAAAAATGGACTTAAAACTTTTAGAACTCTAACAGGTTTTAAATATATGGGAGAAAAAATAAGACAATTTGAAAATAAAGAATTGGATGGAACATTTTTATTCAGTTTTGAGGAATCAATTGGCTATTTAATAGGAACTCATGTGAGAGATAAGGATGCTGTGGTATCAAGTATGATAATAGCTGAAATGGCAGCATTCTATGATAGTAAAGGCTCAAGTCTATACAAGGAGCTTATAAAAATTTATGAAAAATATGGTTGGCGTTTAGAAAAAACAATTCCGGTTACAAAAAGTGGAAAAGATGGTTTGGAAGAAATTGCAAGAATAATGAGAAGACTTAGAGAAGTTGAACATAAAGAAATTATTGGGATAAAAGTAAAAAAATATTTGGACTTTGATAAAAATGTAAATGGCTTACCTAAATCTGATGTGGTACAATTAGTTTTGGAAGATGAAACTTATCTAACTGTAAGACCTTCAGGGACTGAGCCTAAGATAAAATATTATATTTCAGTTGTAGATAGTGATAAAATAGTGGCTGAAAAAAAATTAGAAAGTATAGTAAATGGTTTTAAAAAATATGTTGAAAGTCTTTAATACATATATTCACATACCATTTTGTGAGAAAAAATGTAATTATTGTGATTTTACATCTTTCAAATTTTCAAGTGAAATTTCTTCTAAATATGTGGCTTATCTTTTAAAAGAAATAGAGCTTTATAAGAAAAAATACGATTTTAGCAAAATACAAAAGACAATATATTTTGGAGGAGGGACACCGTCTCTCCTTTCAATTGAAGATTTGAAAAAGATTTTATCTAATTTTAATTATGATAGTAATACAGAAATAACTATAGAAGTAAATCCCAAGACTGTGGATAAGGAGAAGTTGAGAAAATATAAGGAATTGGGTATAAATAGACTCAGTATAGGAGTACAAAGTTTTAATAATATATTTTTAAAAAGTTTAGGAAGAATACATAACAATGAAGAGGCAGAGAAAATATATTATGAGGCAAGAGATTTGGGTTTTAAAAATATAAGCCTTGATCTGATGTTTTCCTTGCCAAATCAAACTTTGGAATCTTTAAGGGAAGATTTGGAGAAATTATTTTTATTAGAGCCGGATCATTTCTCTATTTACTCACTTATTTGGGAAGAGGGGACTAAATTCTATAAGGATTTAATTGCCGGAAAACTGAAAGAAACAGATAATGAACTGGAAGCTCAGATGTATGAAAAAATAATTGAAGAAGCTCAAAAAAGATCTTATAAACACTATGAGATATCTAATTTTTCCAAGCGGGGTTTTGAGTCTAAACATAATATGACATATTGGGAAAATAAAAATTATCTGGGTTTAGGTCTTTCAGCTGCCGGTTATTTAGAAAATATTAGATACCAAAATTGTAGCAGTTTTAAAAAATATTATGAAAAACTTGATAATATGAATTTTCCAATAGAGGAAAGAGAGATTTTAACACAGGAGGATATAGAAGCATATAAATATTTAGTAGGCTTTAGAATTTTAGGCAAAAAAATGTATCCTACAGATAAAAATATTAGAATTTTTAAAAATTTAGAAAAGGATAATTATCTTGTAAAAGAGGGAAATGCCTATATTATGACAAAAAAAGGTCTAATGTTTTTTAATGATTTTATATCTAATTTTATATAAGAAATTTTATAAAAAATTTTTTACAGGGGTTTTGAATGTCTATAAAGGAAAATATTGAAGAAATTTATGAGGATATAAAAAAATATTCGCCATATCCAGAAAAAGTAAGATTAGTTGCAGTCACTAAATATATAGATGAGGCTAAAATGGAAGAAATAATTGAGTGTGGTCATAATATTTTTGGTGAAAATAAGGCTCAAGTTATAAGAGAGAAAATAGAATATTTTAAAGAGAAAAATATAGATATTGAATGGCATTTTATAGGAAATTTACAGAAAAATAAAGTGAAATATATAATAAATGATGTTGCTTTAATTCATTCAGTAAACAAGTTGGCTTTAGCACAAGAAATTGATAGAAAAGCCAAACAGATAAATAGAGTGGTTAATGTTCTTTTGGAAATAAACATTTTTGGTGAAGAAAGTAAGCAAGGCTATTCTTTTGATGAACTTTTAAATGATTTAGATACTTTGAAAGCTTTAGAAAATATAAATATAAAAGGGCTTATGACTATGGCACCTTTAAATGTTGACAGAGAAGTTACAAGAAAAGTTTTTTCAGACTTGGTAAAAATAAAAAATAAGTTAAATGAAAAATACTTTAACAATTCTTTATCAGAGTTATCTATGGGAATGTCTGGAGATTATAGAATAGCTTTAGAAGAAGGCAGTACAATAATAAGGATAGGAACTAATTTATTTAAGTAGGAGGTAAATGAAAATGAAAATTAAAGATGCATTAAAAGAATTAGTTGGTATAAATACTGTAGATGATGAAATAGATGAAAATGAAGAATATGAAGAAGAATATGAGGAAGAGATAGAAGAAGAAATAAAGAAGGCACCTAAAAGATCAATTTTTAGAAGAAAAATTAAGGAAGATGAACTTCCGGAAGAAAATGACATTGAACAGGAAAATAATTTCAGTACTGTATTTATAGATCCAAAGCAATTTGAAGATTGTAAAAAGATTGCCAGATACATAAACTTGGAAAAAATGATAACAATTAATTTGGAAAGTGTAAATCCTAATACAGCACAGAGAATATTGGATTTCTTAGCGGGGGCAATGGAAGTAAAAAATGCTAGTTTTGCTCAAATTGCGAAGAATGTTTATACAATAGTGCCTGAAAATATGAAGGTATATTATGAGGGGCCAAAGAAAAGAGAAAAAAAATTGATTTACTTAGAAAGAGGGGAAAACTAAATTTGGAAACAAAAAAAATAAAGGCATTAGCTTTATTTTCAGGAGGTTTAGATAGTGCTTTAGCTATAAAGACCGTTCAGGAACAGGGAATAGAAGTTATAGCTTTAAATTTCGTTTCTCATTTTTTTGGAGGAAAAAATGAGAAAGCTGAAAATATGGCAAAACAATTGGGAGTCAGATTGGAGTACATAGACTTTAAAAAAAGGCATACTTTGGTTGTACAAGAGCCGGTTTATGGCTATGGAAAAAATATGAATCCATGTATAGATTGTCATTCTTTAATGTTTAAAATTGCTGGAGAACTTTTGGTAGAATACGATGCACAATTTGTTATATCAGGTGAAGTTTTAGGTCAAAGACCTATGTCACAAAATTCACAGGCATTAGAGAAAGTAAAACTTTTATCTGGTATGCATGACTTGGTTTTAAGACCGCTATCTGCCAAGCTACTTCCACCTAGTAAGGCTGAAATAGAAGGTTGGGTAGATAGAGAAAAACTTTTAGATATTCAGGGCAGATCCAGACATAGACAAATGGAGCTTATGGAAAAATATGGAATAATTGATTATCCGAGCCCGGGCGGAGGTTGCTTACTTACGGATCCGGCTTATTCTGATAGACTAAGGATAGTAGAACAGGATAAACTCCTATTAGAGGAAAATTCTTATATGTTTTATCTTTTGAGGGAAGCAAGATTTTTTAGATTCGAGAAAGGAAGATATTTATTTGTCGGAAGAAACCATGATTCTAATTTAAAAATAAAGGAGTTTACAGACACAGGAAAAGGGAATTTTTCTTTGTATAGTGCTGAAACACCTGGACCGCGAATGCTTAGTAATGTAGCTTTAAATAATGAAGAAAAAGAATTTGCTAAAAAATTATTCTCCAAATACTCTAAAGTAAAAGGTAGAGAAAAAATAAATCTTAATATATGTGGAGAAATTCAAGAGGTTGAAATTCTTGATATTAAAAAATTTGATGAGGAAAAAAATAAGTATCAAATAGTATAAATGAAAGGAGGTTAAAAAATCTCCTTTTATTATTCTAATAAAAATTATATAATATAAAAGTAATAGAAAATAAAAATTCTAATCTTAATATAGTTAGGAGGCTGTATGAATTTTATAATAATGCTTGTTTTATGCTATTTTATTGGAGCAATTCCAAGTGGAGTATGGATAGGAAAAATTTTTAAAAATATAGATGT from Fusobacterium russii ATCC 25533 encodes the following:
- the corA gene encoding magnesium/cobalt transporter CorA — protein: MENLTSLKNRKLGLPPGSVVYTGEPDNEIVNITVIYYQKNFYKKEIFSEADDFYLDLDFDGYIWINIDGIHNTELIKKFGNIFNIDNLTLEDIVNPEQRVKIDDRGTYIQIVLKMLSLELLTKEINYEQVSIILKENILLSFQETSFDIFDDIRYRIKNPMTRFGTYDSSYLAYMLIDTIVDNYLLILDEIELEIDEVEAKIIHNSSREDLETIISLKQNTSLLKRFISPIRELVAKLQTRNLLHYFPEEMKYYLSDLNDHSIIAFDTVEMLNNRVTELVQLYHSTLSNTMNEVMKTLAIISTIFMPLTFISGLYGMNFKFMPELNWRYSYFFVLGTMATLVMCMIFYFKKRKWF
- a CDS encoding complement resistance protein TraT; amino-acid sequence: MELKKYLKSLAVLAIVFIFTSCSALHTTVSKRNLDVQTKMSDTIWLDPVAGEKTIFLQIRNTSGKNLTIENRIINKIQEKGYRIVSDPSRARYWLQANILKVDKVDLREVSPDTFSNVVLAGGIGAALGGTRSGGIYTAVGWGLAAATLSTIADALIKDINYAMVTDILITEKTGKVINVQTKNVVKQGTSGSRTSSTSGSTDMDKYSTRVLSIANKVNLKFEDAVPVLEEELVNVISGIF
- a CDS encoding phospho-sugar mutase, which translates into the protein MLMAEYNKWLNSDLLSLEDKEELKSIANDSKEIESRFYTNLSFGTAGMRGIRGIGKNRMNRYNIWKATQGLANYIIASTGETGKEKGVAIAYDCRLDSEENAKNTAMVLAGNGIKVHLFKSLRTTPELSFATRELKAQAGVMITASHNPKEYNGYKVYWEDGAQIVDPQAKGIVDSVNNVDIFTDIKKIDFEEALSKKLIEYISESVDDRYLEEVKKNAINIEIPNKDKFKIVYSPLHGTAGRPVTKVLKEMGFESVDVVKEQIEPNGNFPTCEYANPEDTSVFRLSIELANKVGAKLCIANDPDGDRVGIAILDEKGEWFIPNGNQIGILIAEYIINNKKNIPVNGTMITTIVSTPLFDTIVQKNGLKTFRTLTGFKYMGEKIRQFENKELDGTFLFSFEESIGYLIGTHVRDKDAVVSSMIIAEMAAFYDSKGSSLYKELIKIYEKYGWRLEKTIPVTKSGKDGLEEIARIMRRLREVEHKEIIGIKVKKYLDFDKNVNGLPKSDVVQLVLEDETYLTVRPSGTEPKIKYYISVVDSDKIVAEKKLESIVNGFKKYVESL
- the hemW gene encoding radical SAM family heme chaperone HemW, whose product is MLKVFNTYIHIPFCEKKCNYCDFTSFKFSSEISSKYVAYLLKEIELYKKKYDFSKIQKTIYFGGGTPSLLSIEDLKKILSNFNYDSNTEITIEVNPKTVDKEKLRKYKELGINRLSIGVQSFNNIFLKSLGRIHNNEEAEKIYYEARDLGFKNISLDLMFSLPNQTLESLREDLEKLFLLEPDHFSIYSLIWEEGTKFYKDLIAGKLKETDNELEAQMYEKIIEEAQKRSYKHYEISNFSKRGFESKHNMTYWENKNYLGLGLSAAGYLENIRYQNCSSFKKYYEKLDNMNFPIEEREILTQEDIEAYKYLVGFRILGKKMYPTDKNIRIFKNLEKDNYLVKEGNAYIMTKKGLMFFNDFISNFI
- a CDS encoding YggS family pyridoxal phosphate-dependent enzyme, coding for MSIKENIEEIYEDIKKYSPYPEKVRLVAVTKYIDEAKMEEIIECGHNIFGENKAQVIREKIEYFKEKNIDIEWHFIGNLQKNKVKYIINDVALIHSVNKLALAQEIDRKAKQINRVVNVLLEINIFGEESKQGYSFDELLNDLDTLKALENINIKGLMTMAPLNVDREVTRKVFSDLVKIKNKLNEKYFNNSLSELSMGMSGDYRIALEEGSTIIRIGTNLFK
- a CDS encoding cell division protein SepF yields the protein MKIKDALKELVGINTVDDEIDENEEYEEEYEEEIEEEIKKAPKRSIFRRKIKEDELPEENDIEQENNFSTVFIDPKQFEDCKKIARYINLEKMITINLESVNPNTAQRILDFLAGAMEVKNASFAQIAKNVYTIVPENMKVYYEGPKKREKKLIYLERGEN
- a CDS encoding 7-cyano-7-deazaguanine synthase, producing the protein METKKIKALALFSGGLDSALAIKTVQEQGIEVIALNFVSHFFGGKNEKAENMAKQLGVRLEYIDFKKRHTLVVQEPVYGYGKNMNPCIDCHSLMFKIAGELLVEYDAQFVISGEVLGQRPMSQNSQALEKVKLLSGMHDLVLRPLSAKLLPPSKAEIEGWVDREKLLDIQGRSRHRQMELMEKYGIIDYPSPGGGCLLTDPAYSDRLRIVEQDKLLLEENSYMFYLLREARFFRFEKGRYLFVGRNHDSNLKIKEFTDTGKGNFSLYSAETPGPRMLSNVALNNEEKEFAKKLFSKYSKVKGREKINLNICGEIQEVEILDIKKFDEEKNKYQIV